DNA from Alphaproteobacteria bacterium:
TTCTGTAAATTTATCTTGTCCTACTGCACAAACTGGACAAAGAATTGGAGCTTCATCTCCTTCATGAACATAACCACAAACTGTACATACAAATTTTTTCATTACTAAACCTTTCCTATTTTAAATAAACTTTCCTTGTATGGTAATATTGACATCTTTTATGTCAAAACCCTCTATATTATTACTCTCTATAAAGTCTTTAACAAAGGAAATTATTCCATTATCAAAGTAATCCTTTATTAAGTCTTTTTCCTCATCTATTAAGTGCAAATGAAAATCTGTATTGCCATCATATTTAGCAACACCATTATCACTGTCTATTTTTTTGATAAGATTATTTTTTTCAAATAGCTCTAGAGTATTATATACACTAGCTAAAGATATAACTACATTCTTATTTTTAA
Protein-coding regions in this window:
- a CDS encoding transcriptional repressor gives rise to the protein MKNKYLSLLKNKNIRVTSQRLSILELMDVKNVHFTAEDVMQKLKNKNVVISLASVYNTLELFEKNNLIKKIDSDNGVAKYDGNTDFHLHLIDEEKDLIKDYFDNGIISFVKDFIESNNIEGFDIKDVNITIQGKFI